The Gossypium hirsutum isolate 1008001.06 chromosome D06, Gossypium_hirsutum_v2.1, whole genome shotgun sequence genome contains the following window.
ACCAAAAATATTTGTCCAATGATTTTCCAACTGTGTTGGGTTCATTGCAAGTTTCCGTTAATGTTAGCTCATCCAGAATCCAGCTAGATCAACCTGTCAAAGCCCTATGGGCCATTACCCAATTCACATATCAATACAGACTATTCTATGCCGTCACCCTTTGACTGGTTAAGATAATTTGAACATCAGAATCTCACAAACGGCTTAATTGGTTCTGAGTACCTATCCGATTTCATCCCATTTCAAAAACAGATCCAGCCACCAGTTCAATTTTAAAACATTGATATTTTTCAAGGTAAAAATCATGTATGAAGAGAAATTTCCTTTTATTACAAACAGATATGTATATTTCTCTTTTCCACTAATAAATATAGCCATTACCCAATTCACATATCAATACAGACTATTCTATGCCGTCACCCTTTGACTGGTTAAGATAATTTGAACATCAGAATCTCACAAACGGCTTAATTGGTTCTGAGTACCTATCCGATTTCATCCTATTTCAAAAACAGATCCAGCCACCAGTTCAATTTTAAAACATTGATATTTTTCAAGGTAAAAATCATGTATGAAGAGAAATTTCCTTTTATTACAAACAGATATGTATATTTCTCTTttccactaataaatataattttagccAACACTAGATGGGATGTTTTACATGCTTGCTCTTCTGGGTGTCATATTCTTCAAACTAACCAGAAAGCACGTCAAACACATAATTTTCTTAACATGTTCTCTGATGCCTACCCTCACATGCACAACTCATCTAAATCtggtaatattaataataataataataataataataataataataatcacatgCTACTTGTTAAGAGAGAAGCTTGCTCAAGAAGGCACTGATTTAAGCAAAACTTTTATTGACCCCattaaacaaaacataagaaaaagttACAGCAATTGTTGTGGACTTAACTAATTGCCTATTTATTAATGGCTAGCAGCAGTTTTTCAAGGTACACAACCTTAAATACTAGTTACAGATAACATGTAGAGTGCATCATCATCATTGTAACTAGTAACAATTACCAATAACCAGCAtagatatatgattattgatgcAGGCAAAATGAAACGGTGAGACTTATTAGGTTCTATTTTTTGCGTTAGCTGCAGAAGGGTAAGAAGCTAGTTGGGACTAAGGTTGCATTCAGCAACCTTCTCCCAGGATTTGAGAGTTTTGTCCTCAGTATCTGTTTTATACAATGCAAGGCGACTTATCTGGAAGCTCAGGCTACCGATGCTTTCATCCAGCATATTAGCTTTTTCTTGagctttcttcttctcttcttctgtGAGGTCGGCATAAAGGAGGCTTAAGTGTGGCATGTATGCTACAAGGAAATGACCAACACAATGAATGTCATAATAGAAGGACAAGTATAAGTATTTGATCCCATTAATGTTGAAATTGAATGATGATCAATTAagcctttatatatataaatatcaaagcCTCAATGTCTCAATTATCAGATAGGATAGTAGTTCTCTCATCTAGAGTATATATAGTTCATCAGCTCAATTCTCAAAGACAAACAACCATTACCAACCACTGGACAAACTAAAGCAATGACATGAATTCAAGTATGCATTCCATCAAAGAACTTATGTAATGTTAGACTCGATCAATTCGCCCCTTTGGCCCCTCCTTAACACCCCTTTCCCTTCTCAATAGAAACTTGTAGCAGTCAAAATGTTATCTTTACTTGCTTAGTTACTCTACGTTCTATAATTTGAACCATCTCTGCACctgaattatatataaaaaaaactaagaagCAATATTTACATACTTTTTCTCTCTGAAATTTTGAAACACAGCACCAATGGTTTTGATTGACAATTTGACAGTTTTCCAGGCAACCATGAACTTTAAAAGTACCCAATGGGTTAGTGTAGTAAATTTTAACATTAGCAAGTACCGGAGTTAATGAAATTTTTGGGTGCCTAAAGTACTTTTACCCCACCATGACTAGATACCTGATTCATGACATTAGACATAACTCAGATTGCCCAAGCTGTTGGACAAAAAGGCAACCATATTAAGCAGTAACAACTTACGTGTTGAGCTCTTGTAACCAAAATGGCTACTACAATGAGCACTAGTTTCCACCACCTGGAGAAAATTTCACAAAACTCTTACTTCAACTGCCCCAAAAAGGAATTGTTctttaaattatagtaaaaatgaAGGAAACCCAAAGAAAGTAAGTGAAATGGGGAATTACCTCAGGAGTGGGATGAAACAACAAAAAGACGCACTGATAAAAGAAAGTCCCGGTAGCCACACGATCGACGGTGGCATTATAAGCTTTGCGGCCATCACAAGAGGACCTGAACTTGGCCAAGGCATCATCAGCGGTTAAGCTGATGGCCCCAACAACCGTGACGTGGGGCTCGAACTGTGGCCCGCCGAACTCGGATCTTAAACCTTCCATCAACTTCTTGACCCTAGCAGTAACGTCTTCGGGGGGCAGTGCCCACACCGAATACACATCTTTCTTGACTACGGCTTCGGGGGTTCCCATGGAAGTGGAGCGAGCGGTGAGAGAGTAATTGGTTGGAATTTGAAGGCTTTTGGAGATTGAATATGGGTTTTTGAAGATGgagaaaatatgggtttggggTTTTAAAATGGCAACTTGGGCTAGGTGGCACATTGGAAGAGCATATGCTCTTTGTGTTCCCAGTGGCGAGACCCTGAAACCTGATTCCACGGGATAATTCTCCAGAAAGGCGATGACTATTGACTacgttttctttccttttttctttttacttccaTTTCTATAATCTTAGACAAATACATAATGTCATAAACATTTTGagatttgataaaaaattcatttatctagaaaataaatctttgcaATTACGTAACATATTGAATATCCTCTTCCAATATGTGTCTCACGTTTTAGGGTGGGTTAAGAAGAACAACCAACTAATTCCCTATCTCTTACCTCCTTAGTTATGGGATCGACAATCTTGTTGCTATCTCTCAAAATATGTCGACATTTCACCTACCAACCCTTGGAAATCCATTCATGAATCATTCGAACTTTGGCTATATTACTGACCTCGGCTAGTCCATTGCCTTAGGGTATCAATTAGCAAAACATTATCACTTTCTATCTCTACGTTCCGAAAACCCCATGACCAGGCTAATTTTAAGCCTTCCATCATTGTCAGTGCCTCAATATGAAAAGTATCTAACGTACATGTCACCATTTCGAAACCCACCATCCGGCCACAAGTTAGACCTCTTATTACTCCGCCAATGGCCGCCCTCAATTTATTCATCGACACTGACTCATCCACATTAATTTTGACCCATCTAGTACCTGGCGCTTGCCAATGTTCCTTCATCATGGACGTGCAAGCCTATTGATGAACATGACTCTAAACTTTCCACGACTTCGTCCATGCTTCCACCATAGCAATGAGATCTCTGCTATTCCCTGTTGAGTGGTTAAAAATGAAATCGTTACGATTCTTCTAAAGGAACTAGTTAACAATGGCATAGAAAGTATCCCATTTTTCTTTAAGGAACCTTATGTTACCCTCATGTCTAATATTCCATATGACCCATCTTTCAAAAGGTAAACTAAAAAAAGAACACCATCTGTCCATAGGTACTACTGATTTCCACACAATCTAAGCAAATCCACAATCTCTTACGACATGAATTGCATATTCTACCTTTCGACCACACCATTTACAAAAGGGAAACAAGGTCATACCTCTCCTTGAACTTTCTTAATTGGTCAATAGCCGATCATGAGCAAGTAACCAAAGGAAAACCCGAAATCTTTGCGGTGCCGCCACTTTCCATGTGAACCTGTCACTTGTAAGCAAGGTTGAATTGTTAGAAACATTAAAGAATTTATACAACTCGATGAAGGAGAATTTTTTGCCCAAAAGCCACCGCCATGTTAAACAATTTGAGCCAACTTCCCAATAAGGAGTGTTGAGCACCAAAATATGATCCACCATCCCTTGAGGAAGAATTGAAAAAATTCATTTATCTTTTTGACAActttatattgtttattaaatattattctaCTTATTTGTTTTATACTTCatatttatattcaaataatattcGATATCGTAACTAATATTCTGTATCACATATGTTGCATGTGAATATaggtatttataattttaatatttcttttggATATATTATTAAGGTGGCGGATAAGAGTAGCATgatttgaaattgtgttaaataaatatttgataagaACTTTAACCACCAATCCATGTAAGTCAAGACTATTTTTGTTAAAGAAGTAAGCATGTATAATGTTTAAAAGATGAGCAtggtacatatatatacttttgatctttacaaaatttatgttaataaaaataatttaaaataataagatattttatttatcaataactagctttcaataaataaatgaaaGGCACAACAATCGGTACCACCAGTTGTAAACCATAGAAAGTCCCAACAACTAGTTGAACTATTCATTTTCCCTTTACAACGCTAGTCTTAAAAACCAAAACCTCCAAATTTCCACAACTAAAAAAGATCAAGATCAGGGGGTTTTGATAAAAACAAACAAGCACCTTTCATTAGGGCTAAATTGTCACACCCCAAGTTTGGCGAATTCGAGATCAAGGTGTATAGTTGTGAAGTTATTTATTTGGCGTAGTGTAATATGCCAATTAACAGTCTTCGAGCATGTTAGAGTTTGGCGTAATATATTCATTATAGAAATGATTAGGGATTCTGTCACAAGTTATTCTACTGTTTTAAAAAAGGATATTATAAGCAAAGAGTAAGCCTGGTATGGGTTATGCCAAATGTATAGTACGCCTAGTTTGTCTAAGCACTGTGCCAATTTGGTTTTGTAACGTAATCTGGCTAGGAGCCAACTGAGTGGACTGGTCAAATAATAATTGTATAGAATCCTCATTTATATTTCTATCGAATTTTGTAGGCCCTTTATAAGGACAAATTCTGGATACAATCAACACTTGTCAAGTTCCACTAAGGGGAAACTGGATATATATTGTGAGAAGGATTAGTCGGGatggttttttcttcttttaaaatatactttatggTTCTTCCTTTTAGAATTTATATGTTTTCTTCTTTAGAAGCTAAGGATTTTGAATTAGTGAGTGAATGCTCTACCTTCTGGTAAGTCAAATAGCTCTGCatgttaagtttttgaaagaataagGTTGTTAAGAAACTTATGAATAGTAGGTTATGAATACAAGGCCTTGCATGGGGGTTGTCTAAGATTGACATGAAAAAATTTGtatgtaaatgtgttttaatggTGAATCTATGTTCTTTAATAATTATTGCTACTGGTTTGAGAAGGGTCTTCGAGTTTGAAGTTCAAGCTACAGTTAAAGTGAGTATCAGGTGAGTCCCTAACCTAACTCATGCAAGTTAATTTAAAAGACTAAATGTATATGTTAAGATCACCACAGATAGCTGGAAACTATGGTAAGCCTAGTAATGTCACTGCATGTTCGTCTTGGATGATAGTGAATAACTGTACATATATAAAGTGTTGTGTAATGGTAATGCATAGGAATATCATGTATAGAAAGGTGAGTTTTGTTaaaagaaaatgagtaagacaGGTATGAAAATGAATTTATGTAAGTATATATAGGTGTGAGCGGAGTAAACTTTCAATTGTGATGCCTCCAGTAGGGCAAATACATTGCTAACCAAACTAACAAATCACATTGTTTTTAAAATACCCATGGTGATGCCTCTAGTAAGAATAAGTTTGGATTGGAAGATCACGACATGAGGATGTACAAGTCTATGTGGTTGAAACCCATGttatgatataatgaaataaatacttaTGGTGATGCCTTCGGTAATATGTAAATCGGACTGGTAGATCACGACATGAAATTAGGTATAAGTCCATGTGGCTGAAACCATGACACCTTCTGTGAAAGTTCACCAGGACAGTAAAcatgtgattttgaatgtttcttATGTGGCATGGTCTGCTAAGCCTTTGTGGTGTATTTTGTCTTACCCTTGAGGCGTAATTTATAAAACCTATATGGCATGGACTGCTAAGCCTTAGTGCCGTATTTTGTATGTCTTCGTGGAAATTTTGTATGGTAGAGGTAGTACAAACTAGTCAACTGTTTATGTAGTAAGATATGGATATATTTTGAGACTTCTTCGATAATTAGTTCTATGATCAGAATCTGGTGAGTTTGAAGATAACTTAGTTGGTTTGATCTTGTAATAAAGTTTGATAAGTTTTAAGGGACGTATCCGTACATATAAATGGTTTAAGTGTCCATTGGAATGAGTTCATTTATGTTATGTGTTGGTGATGTCTGAAATTTGGTATCTGCCATTTTGAATGGTTTCAATGGTTCGTTTAGAGACTATTTGGACTCTGAGACGTTTGTCAATTCAGACGTACTTTTGTGACATGGATGTTGGGAATTCTTCTGAATAATCTAGAGTGTTACATTGTTAGAATGAGTTTAGTTTGGATTGGAATCAAGATGTGATCTGGCTGGTAGTTCGATAGCTATTCATCTCAGTATGAGATTTCGCCAAATGTGAATTCAGATAGTAAGTAATCACCCGTGAACAATATTTGTAAGTAACCCTTCTAGGAAATTTATTAAGTGTTGATTTGAAAGAGAAAATTCGTAAGAAGTGGGCTCTATAGACATATTTCTTTGAGAAATACCTTTGTTGTTCTAAGAAGAAGAAGATTATAGAATATTGTCTGGTAAGGTCTGAATTCAGCCAAGTAGTGAAGTGAAATCTAGTACGTTAAGTATGGTAATTGGCATTTAAGTGCAAGTCTGATTCTATGTAAGTGTCCTCCAAAACAGAAATGATATGCTAAGTATAGAAATTGACATATAGGCATATATTTGATAATGTGAAAGTATCCGCCCAAAGACAGAGTGTGTTTCAAACTCTTACAATAAGGAATTCAACTAGGAAGATTTCGTGGTAAATTGTATTAAAAATCACTAAGTATATGTGAACTTATAAGCATTGTGTTCATATTTCAGGTGTGGCTGTAAAATAAAATTCGCCAGGAGAGACCAAGCTAGGAATGTGCTAGAGAAACGATGAGTTGGGATGTTATGCATACAGGGAACATCTTAGGAGTAGGACGTATAGTAAACCACACTTTAAAGGAAGTTCATTTATAACAAACCTTTGGGTTGTAATGTTTTGTATGATTTTAAGAATCTATTGTATTCATTGAGTGTTCTCTCTGCTTCTTTCATTGGAAAAACctttatttaaatgaaatgaaatatattaaaaagctTGTGTACGCTAAAGATTTAAAAATTGTGCTAAGTGTTTGTACGTGGTAACATTTGAtatgttggatttggtgccctaagtgtagtatactCGTTTgtgaacttgtaatttttttaaatagattgattaataaaattattcatgaattaaattaatatactttgtattattatCCTCACatgatttttgcacgcaaagaaaaatagaagcaaaggttgctcattggttgtctaaatgtttaactaatactaagtgggaTTATTGTTGAAAACACccggtttgaaaatgattttcttgcacagaggaaaattaaaattttgaaaaccaacctggtttgtgatatttatagcaataaacattAACCGAATATGCACCTGTGTTTTCTAATAAGTGAAGCCTTGATATTTTTCGGCTTTCAACTAAATGATTTTCTCCATTATTCTTGTAACAcgaactgcttcaagtgtgggctcgaactaATTGAACCAatacacagaactagaaaaaaaaattctttttggggtgaaaataaaaattctctctatttttattttggaaaaaatatatttaaaagtttagaataaattctctctatttttggtagaataataatatctcaaaagttGTCTATATAGCTTTaccgatgccatctatttataggaagagaaggtagaatcTTTGTAgagttgtagaagtttattttaaatagaaaaataacatcatacttagagtaggagagggGTGAATGACTTacccttgtatttctactagggttgtcGCCTCCTTCATGTTGTATGAGGGGTTTTGCGCCTCTCTTATATCGAGTCCAATTATGAGTACTTACTGGGCCTTTTTGACCGTGTACGTTGTAATGTGATCTAACCcgattaatttttttctatttcccaaaataaactttaatagttacatattaaataattttcttatctCAATTTTACtctagtaaaattttgacgattttacccctggtaaaatttcaagaaaattggttcaatatgtcacaactcaacatgtatgaccgaatggtttattttcatttttgggcttcaaaacagtccaaaaGCATAAACTCATTATTCCATCagtttttaagtaatcctatataagACTACaagtttccatttccatttccatttttagaaacctacattcatttccaaatt
Protein-coding sequences here:
- the LOC107938544 gene encoding cyclic phosphodiesterase isoform X1, giving the protein MCHLAQVAILKPQTHIFSIFKNPYSISKSLQIPTNYSLTARSTSMGTPEAVVKKDVYSVWALPPEDVTARVKKLMEGLRSEFGGPQFEPHVTVVGAISLTADDALAKFRSSCDGRKAYNATVDRVATGTFFYQCVFLLFHPTPEVVETSAHCSSHFGYKSSTPYMPHLSLLYADLTEEEKKKAQEKANMLDESIGSLSFQISRLALYKTDTEDKTLKSWEKVAECNLSPN
- the LOC107938544 gene encoding cyclic phosphodiesterase isoform X2, with product MCHLAQVAILKPQTHIFSIFKNPYSISKSLQIPTNYSLTARSTSMGTPEAVVKKDVYSVWALPPEDVTARVKKLMEGLRSEFGGPQFEPHVTVVGAISLTADDALAKFRSSCDGRKAYNATVDRVATGTFFYQCVFLLFHPTPEVVETSAHCSSHFGYKSSTRKLLLLNMVAFLSNSLGNLSYV